The stretch of DNA ccatgcACCAGTAAAGCTATGCTGCCTGATTCCTGTGTTCCAGTGCCTATGGTGTGCCAGTAGTGGGAGGTGTGTGGAGTACCCCGTCCGAAGAGTCCTCCCCCCAGCTGACCTCTGTGAGCTCCGCTCTGCGCACTGGGGAGTCTGCTGGGGTAAGTGGATGATGCTCGAGTGATGGCTGCCTTTAGTGCTTGCTGCTAAATGGCACGGGCTGCTGCTTGCACTAGTGGTAACGGGAggtttcccttccctccctttctcgCTGCTGGTGTAGCACTGACAGGCTGAAGTCAATCAGGGCTCTGTAAACTTCCTGAAGCGTGGGTGAGAAAGCAGAGTGTGAGCAGTTTCCTGCCTTCTGGCAAGAAGGACCAGTGGGGCTTTAGCGACTCTAAATATGTTCTTCATGTTTTGGTGTGAAGGAAGGCTTCCGACATGGCTAGCACCTAGGCACAAGAGCCGAAGGTGCTCTGTGGGTAGCTGCCTGCGCAGCCCTTCCCGGCGCTCAAAGCGTGCTCACCAGGATCTGCTGCGCCCCGTGCGTCGCTCCTTGCACTGCTTCTGGCTTTTCATGTTTAGCAGTGCAGCTGTGGACCCAGGCGGGCTCTCAAAATTCACGGGGCCTCTTGGAATCAGAAGTGAGGTGACTTACCTAGGGGGCTGCATGGGCTTCTagtgctgagcatcccacagtccTGCTCAGCTCTCACCCGCCTGAGAAATGCCCTCTTCCGAAACTAGCCCTGTgcaagctgtgctgcagctggcttgCCTGCAGCCGGGTCACCTCTGGGAGCGTTTTCTGGCTGACACTGACTGTTGGCTGACTTTACTCCTTGGTGCTCTGTTTTCTGGTGTGTTTCTGGAGAAATTAGCATCTGTTTAGACCAAGCTTGGTGCATGCTCCTGCTCGGACAGGACCCAGCTTCTAGGGGCTGGGGCAGCTAGGAAGCAAGCTGGTTTATCTCACCTATCCCCTTGGTGGGGGGCTTGGAGTTGAATTGTGGTCCTATGTCACCTATTGTGCTTGAGGCAGGGCTCTCTTCTCTACCCACAGGACAGTTAAAGCTGCTGTGATACCTTGTGGAGGAAGAATCTGCTCTTTGTGAGCGCCACAGtgtgcttttctgaaacttGTGCAAGACCTTGAAATACAAGTTTTTCTGTGAGCAGCTTCACAAAAACTTTAATTACAGAAGAACACATTCCTTTGCTTGCAAAACTCGCTTCAGAGGAGATTAGTCCTGTGGGGGATTAGCTCTTAAACAAGTCTGTGTTTTTAGTGTGTGTGACATTATCATCAGGTGGAGGAGTGCCCGGTGCTCTGCCACAGACCCCTGTCCGGGAAGGGGTGATCTGAGCCCCCAGGCTCACCCTGAAAGCCAGGGTTTCAGAGGCACCAGTACAGACATGTGCTAGTGGAGAAACTCCCTTCTGAGCTACCCCCACTGGGCTGACTCCTAGTCTTTGGCTTTTGGGCTGTCCCCTGTGTgactgctggctgtgctgcggTGGACTCACAAAAGCTTCATGTTGCTCTGAAGCAAGACAGTGCCATGGACCGTCAGGTCTCAAATTCAGACTTTTTCAAAGCCTTACTGGGAACATAGACTTGCTgacctccctgctgcagggtggctgCTGGAGAGGCTGCACGAGCCCACCTGTGGGGACAAACACAAGCGTCTGCAGGCTGGTGGCTTGCTGAGTTCTGGGCTCACTGGTGACCTTCTAGGCCATGGCAGTGGTCTGCAGTTGGAACCACATTCCTTGCATGGTGCATGCCACAGTAACCTGGGTAGGGATGCAGTATGATTTGAGAGTCGGGGGCGCAGGTGGCAGCAATGAAGCTCTCCACTGGGAGAAGAAAGCTTTGAAAGCAAGTTCAGTGGTGGAGTCAGCTCAGCCTGGAGCACCCCAGTAAGATTGCTGCAGCTGAGTCCCTGCAGCAAGGGGACAGGCAGGCATCTTCTGAAATATCCTGAGATACACGATGTGTGGTGCTTAGGTTTTCCACTGGGCTTACGGTCTGAGATGCATGGAGAAGTGGGGGTTGGAAGTGCTCTGAGCAGGCTTGGGTGCTCTAGGATTTCTGCAACTTGGCCGCTGTTCGCGAAGCAGCTTGTAAACAAATACTTCTAGAGGCCCAAGTCGCTGAACAGTCTGAATCATACTTGGAAGAAATTCCTCTTTGTGGCAAAAGATTTCAGGTGATGTCTAGATATGTCCATTTTGGCCAGTGTCTCTACTGCTGTCACTACAGAAGCTGAGTAGGATGACTGCATCCCTGGGGCCAGGGCTCAAGGCTGCTGCTTCACCACCACATCCTGGCAGGTTTTGCGCTGTGCATGGGCGAGCAGATCCCCCAAGCCCTGGGGagatgtggtggtggtgtgcaTGAAGCAGCCCTCCACCTTCAGCTGCTTCAGCCACGCTGCTGGCCCTGAGCTGATAAATCACAACACATCTTGTCTTGCTCTGCTTGTTGTCCAAGAGCTCCAGACGCCCATAAGTGCCTCCAGTCCACTGTCGTTTCATCTTGGATGACTTCTGAGGCCAGCTcctgtgggcagcagctccagtgCCAGCTGCAGCTTCTTTGTCAGAGGTTGCTTCtcagcactgcagcctgcagggttttttccccttgatgGGTTACTGTTCACCTGGATTAGTGATTAAGACaactttgcttctgtttctgccagaggGGTCTGACCTCGGTGCATTTGTTCTTGCATGTCTTCATAGCCAGTAAATAAGTGCTGTAGTTAAGCAGCTATATCTGCTCGGTGTGTACGTGCTGGTGCTAGTGCTTGGTGTACCTATAGATAATGATGTCCATCTTGCTTTCTGAGGTGGTTACGCATGTCTCCAGCCCAGTGACTGAAGCTGCTGGTGACAGTAGCTTATGCTTGTAAAAACTGTAAATCCAGACAGCTGTGTGTTTATGTGCTAAATTTGTTTTGTCACATCCTTTAGTGAACTTTGAAGCCCTGATCATTGCGATGTCTGTGGTGGGAGGAACAATCCTTATCATGTTGggggtctgctgctgctgctgttgtaagaaaaagagcaaaaagcaaGTATTGGAGGGGTACCCCGTTTTCTTGGAGTAGCTTTGATGCAACCATGTGCTGTTGCAGACCTGAGTGGTAAGTGTCACTAATGGGCTTTTCTGTCTGTCAGGCCAGACAAGGATGATGAGAGAGCGGCCAGGGAGCGGGAGAAGAGGCGGGTGCGGCAGGAGGAGAGGTGAGCTTGCCCCCCAGCCCTCGCTCCCCTGTGAGCAAGCCACACTGCTTCAGGCTGCAGAACAATTTGGCTCCTGTCTGTATCATCAAACATGATGCCTAGAGGCACACAGGGCTCAATGCACGCAGCCAGTGGCTGCTTCAGCCCTAGCTCAAACGTGAACCTCATGAGCAGT from Falco peregrinus isolate bFalPer1 chromosome 12, bFalPer1.pri, whole genome shotgun sequence encodes:
- the PTTG1IP gene encoding pituitary tumor-transforming gene 1 protein-interacting protein; its protein translation is MALALRLCAAPALTLALALALALALALLPAAAQDMAGDCHQYTNRSCEECLKNVTCLWCASSGRCVEYPVRRVLPPADLCELRSAHWGVCWVNFEALIIAMSVVGGTILIMLGVCCCCCCKKKSKKPDKDDERAAREREKRRVRQEERRAEMKSRHDEIRRKYGLFKEENPYAKFEN